Proteins encoded together in one Falco biarmicus isolate bFalBia1 chromosome 4, bFalBia1.pri, whole genome shotgun sequence window:
- the XCR1 gene encoding chemokine XC receptor 1, with protein sequence MDGEHYSPDSDNNYSYEYSFNESNVCEMGDYFVFYTHLTTVLYTLIFLLSLLGNTLVLWILFKYENLTSLTNVFIINLCVSDLVFSCMLPFWAVDQSFGWIFGEFLCKAVNAIFSISYYSGVFFLTLMTILRYRSVVNPLSTLRPQTQRCGFLVSLVGWTGSILIVVPEIIHTTVQENLDGIKICDYADWKWKKMDIYQRNVLFLFSFGVIVFCYFKILIILLRARSRRKHRTVKLILVIVVAFFLSWAPYNILSFLLTFPAPTCQYARDSNLAFHISRKIAFSHCCLNPLFYVFVGVKFKSHLLRLCSQYLPWGNGQVSSPRISFQGRFHCEDASSY encoded by the coding sequence ATGGATGGAGAACATTATTCACCTGATTCAGACAATAACTACTCATATGAATActcttttaatgaaagcaaCGTCTGTGAAATGGGTGactattttgtattttacacCCATCTCACTACTGTCCTGTACACTCTGATATTTTTGCTCAGCCTGCTAGGAAACACTCTAGTGTTATGGATCCTATTCAAATATGAAAACCTTACATCTTTAACAAATGTCTTCATCATAAATCTCTGTGTCTCTGATCTAGTCTTCTCCTGCATGCTGCCTTTCTGGGCAGTGGACCAGTCCTTTGGATGGATCTTTGGTGAGTTCCTTTGCAAAGCAGTGAATGCTATCTTCTCCATCAGCTACTAcagtggtgttttctttttgactcTTATGACTATCCTGCGGTACCGGTCTGTAGTGAACCCACTTTCAACTTTGAGACCCCAGACGCAGCGCTGCGGTTTTCTGGTGAGCTTGGTTGGTTGGACTGGTAGCATATTAATCGTGGTTCCTGAGATAATTCACACCACGGTGCAAGAAAACTTGGACGGGATCAAGATCTGTGATTATGCTGACTGGAAATGGAAGAAGATGGACATTTATCAGAGAAATGTactcttcctgttttcttttggggttATCGTATtctgttactttaaaatattgatAATCCTGCTCAGAGCAAGATCTCGCAGAAAGCACAGAACTGTGAAACTCATCCTTGTTATTGTGGTGGCTTTTTTCCTGAGCTGGGCACCTTACAACATCCTCAGCTTTCTGCTTACTTTTCCAGCACCTACCTGTCAGTATGCAAGAGACTCGAACCTTGCCTTTCACATCAGCCGTAAAATTGCTTTCTCTCACTGCTGCCTCAACCCTCTGTTCTATGTATTTGTTGGAGTCAAGTTCAAGAGTCATTTGCTACGTTTATGCAGTCAGTATTTACCCTGGGGCAATGGTCAAGTCTCCAGCCCCAGGATCTCCTTTCAAGGCAGATTCCACTGTGAAGATGCGTCCAGCTACTGA